DNA from Helcococcus ovis:
AAATTAAACATAATATCCCTTCTTTCAATTATTTAATTATAGCATATTTGTTATTTATTTAAAAATTTTATGTATATTTAATTTTAATTATGATAAATATTGTGTATAATAGAGTTATTAGAAATTGCAAAAAAAATTTAAGAGGAGTATTATGGATAAAGTCATAATAATGGCAGCTGGTGAAGGTACGAGAATGAAATCAAATATTTCAAAAGTGCTTCATAAGTTATGCAATAAAACATTATTATCTTATGTTATTGAGTCGTCTCAAGAAGCAGGGATAGACGATATAATAGTTATTGTAGGAAATAATGAAGATGCTGTTAAAGAAATTTTTGGAGATAGTGTAAAATATGTAAGACAATACATTGGAGAAAACTATCCATATGGTACGGGATATGCAGTTAAATTAGCAGAGCAATATATCAATGAAGGAGATAATATATTAGTTCTTTCAGGTGATGCACCTTTGATTAAATCGGAAACTATACGAAATTTAATTGATTTTCATAATGAATCAAAAAATGATGCGACAGTTTTAACTGCTATTTTTGAAAATCCATTTGGATATGGTAGAATAGTTACTGATAAAAATGGTAAATTATTGAAAATTGTAGAACATAAAGATGCTAACGATAATGAAATTTTAATTAATGAAATTAATTCGGGAATTTATTTATTTAATGGAGATAAGCTAAGATACGCATTAAATAAACTAGACACAAATAATTCTCAAAAAGAATTATATTTAACTGATGTTTTTGAGATTCTAAAAAAAGAAAAATTAAATATTTCAACATTTAAGGTAAAGGATACTGAAGAAATAAAAGGTATAAATACTAAAATCCAATTATCTGAAGTAGAAAAGATAATGAGAAGGCGTATAAATGAAGAATATATGTTAAATGGAGTTATTTTAGAAAATCCTGAAACAATTACAATTCAAAAAGGTATTAGAATTGGACGAGATACGGTTATTGAATCAAATGTTAAAATTTTAGGTGACACAATAATTGGAGAAAATTGTTTAATAGGAATGAATTCTAGAATTGAAGACTCAAAAATAGCTGATGATGTAAAAATTTTATCTTCAGTTATTGAAAAAGCCATTGTAGAAAAAGGTGCTGATGTAGGACCATTTTCAAGATTAAGACCAAAAGCACACTTAAAAGAAAGAGTTCATATCGGAAACTTTGTTGAAGTGAAAAATGCTGTTGTTGGAGAGGGGACAAAAGCTGGACATTTAACTTATATAGGGGATGCTGATTTAGGTAAAAATATAAATGTGAGTTGTGGAGTTATTTTTGCAAATTATGATGGCAAAAACAAATTTAGATCAACTGTTGGAGATAGTGCATTTATTGGATCAAATGTAAATATAGTTTCTCCGGTTAACATTGAAGAAAAAGCATTTTTAGCTGCAGGATCAACAATAACAAGAGAAGTAAAAGCAGGACAATTATCAATAGAAAGAGCTGAACAAAAAAATATAGATGGATATTATAAAAGAAAATTTGAAAAATAAAAAATTTAAGAATTATTAATGAAATATATTGGAGGAAAAATGCTTATTTCAGAAAATGAAGTTAAATTATTTAGTGGTACATCAAATAGACCACTTGCAGAAAAAATTTCTAAAGAATTAGGGTTACCTTTAGGAAATTTACATATCAGTCATTTTGCTGATGGTGAAATTGCTGTTAAAATAAATGAAATTGTAAGAGGTAGGGATGTATTTCTAATTCAGCCAACTTCAAAACCTGTAAACGATAATTTGATGGAAGCATTAATAATTATTGATGCATTGAAAAGAGCTTCAGCTCATAAAATAAACTTAGTTATGCCATATTATGGTTATGCCAGACAAGATAGAAAATCATCAGGAAGAGAGCCTATAACAGCTAAATTAGTTACAGATTTAATTCAAGCTGCCGGAGCAGATAGAGTTGTATGTGTTGACTTACATGCTGATCAAATTCAAGGATTTTTTAATATCCCTCTTGATCATTTAACAGCTAGACCGGTTATTGCTGAATATTTTGAAAAAGTAATAGCAGAAAGTGGAAAAGATAATTGGACAGTTGTTTCTCCTGATTTAGGTGGAGTTACAAGAGCTCGTAGATTAGCTGATGTACTTGGGTTACCAATTGCTATTATTGAAAAATCAAGACCAAGACCAAATGAATCAGAAATCTTAAATGTAATAGGTGAGTTTAAGGGAAAAAATTGTATTATAGTTGATGATATGATTGATACAGCTGGTACAATTGTTAACGCATCTGAAACATTGAAAAAAGAAGGAGCTGAGGAAGTATATATCACAGCATCACATGGTGTATTATCAGGACCCGCAATTGATAGAATTAAAAATTCATGTGTAAAGCAATGTGTTATTACTGATACAATAGATCATCCCGAACTTGAAGATATCGAAAATATAACTATTTTATCAATGGCACCTATGTTAACAGAAACAATTAAAGCAATTGCTACATACAAATCTGTTTCTGATATTATGAAAGAAAAGAAGTAATGTATTTAATTGTTGGATTAGGAAATCCCGGAAGAAAATATGATGGTACAAGACACAATGTGGGATATGCTGTTATAGATTCTTTAGCAAAATATTTAGGGGTTGAATTAGATAAGTTAAAATTTAAGGGAATTTTCACAAAGACTAATTATAAAAATGAA
Protein-coding regions in this window:
- a CDS encoding ribose-phosphate diphosphokinase — translated: MLISENEVKLFSGTSNRPLAEKISKELGLPLGNLHISHFADGEIAVKINEIVRGRDVFLIQPTSKPVNDNLMEALIIIDALKRASAHKINLVMPYYGYARQDRKSSGREPITAKLVTDLIQAAGADRVVCVDLHADQIQGFFNIPLDHLTARPVIAEYFEKVIAESGKDNWTVVSPDLGGVTRARRLADVLGLPIAIIEKSRPRPNESEILNVIGEFKGKNCIIVDDMIDTAGTIVNASETLKKEGAEEVYITASHGVLSGPAIDRIKNSCVKQCVITDTIDHPELEDIENITILSMAPMLTETIKAIATYKSVSDIMKEKK
- the glmU gene encoding bifunctional UDP-N-acetylglucosamine diphosphorylase/glucosamine-1-phosphate N-acetyltransferase GlmU; this translates as MDKVIIMAAGEGTRMKSNISKVLHKLCNKTLLSYVIESSQEAGIDDIIVIVGNNEDAVKEIFGDSVKYVRQYIGENYPYGTGYAVKLAEQYINEGDNILVLSGDAPLIKSETIRNLIDFHNESKNDATVLTAIFENPFGYGRIVTDKNGKLLKIVEHKDANDNEILINEINSGIYLFNGDKLRYALNKLDTNNSQKELYLTDVFEILKKEKLNISTFKVKDTEEIKGINTKIQLSEVEKIMRRRINEEYMLNGVILENPETITIQKGIRIGRDTVIESNVKILGDTIIGENCLIGMNSRIEDSKIADDVKILSSVIEKAIVEKGADVGPFSRLRPKAHLKERVHIGNFVEVKNAVVGEGTKAGHLTYIGDADLGKNINVSCGVIFANYDGKNKFRSTVGDSAFIGSNVNIVSPVNIEEKAFLAAGSTITREVKAGQLSIERAEQKNIDGYYKRKFEK